The genomic segment aattttcttctagCAGCCCCTGGTGCAAGCAGGCACGGAGCTGAAGTTTTAACAAGCATTTGTTATTTCGTCACAATCCTAATTTAAGGTTCGCGACTTCCAGGTGCTTGCAGAGGGAACAAATAGTTATGAGAAGTAGAAGTTTGTGTTACTTGCCCGGCCCCCGACAGCTCCAGTCAGTGTCCGGGCCCTGGGCTGCCCTGACTGACACCTGGACCTGCCTTGCTGCTTCTTCCCCTTGCTCAGAAACACCTTCAGCTGTACCTTATCCACTGCCCTCTCCCTACTGCCACCTGTGCAACTTAACACGTAATTTTCTAGCTATTATTCAAGGGAGCTTGCTTCTGTCCTGTGTTCCAGAGGTcggggaaattatttttgtctttcttgttTGGCTTTAGTTTGTTGGTTcagggtaattttttttcctaattaatgCTTTACAGACTTAAACCAGtattttcccctcattttaCCTCTCTTCTGGCCTGTTCAGGTCAATAGATACAATGGTAAGGTAATTATTACATTCACTAGCCCTTGCTTACAATGACTAAAAAAAGTTCTGATCCATCCTAACACAATTCCAAGatagtttaacttccttatttTTAGGATGGGTTTTGCAGACCAACTGCCAATAAATCTAATACATAAGACAACAACTGCATTTCATTTCcctccttctttatttttcctgtcatCAGGTGCCTTTAAAGTACCTAGTTTTAGGGTTGGAAACAAATTCAGCTCTTTAAAATACTATTactcttgtattttttttataaaggtCCACACTTTGCATTTCAGGAGAGTCATGAAACCAATtcagggaaagaggagagggaacatAGGCAAAATGAATAATCAAAAGTCACACCCACATCCCACCCCACgtggattttattttctctgttagaTGAATCAGAGAGCAGAACTCTCCATACTGTAGTCTCACATGTGCCACTCTACACAGGACTTTCATCACAAGTAAGAATTTTGTATTATACTCAGAACTGCACAGGCAATCTGGACCAACTCTCCAAAGCCCAGCTGCTGAGATGGGAGCAGGGACTGCATGGGAACAGGGACTCCCATGCAAATTCAAGTGTAAGTTCAGTAGGTGCTGCATTTCAATATTGTGCTTTATCCATCACTTAACTGTCCTTGCTCATTTAATGCCCTTCTGAGTAGAGTGTTACCATCAGCCTCAGCAGAAGTCTCACCTCAGTGCTGAGCACAAACATAGAAAGCAATTTGAAGGTCCTGCTTTAATTTACAGTTGGTCCATCAGGGTCATGTCACCCCTTTcagttaaaagaaagaaaagacacagATCAGCAGTTCAACCATTGACCATGACGTGAAAACTACACAAAGTTGGCAAGCACAGTTATCTAAAAGTTAATCGTAAGTGTcatcttttcttaaacacagaAAGCAAGAACTTTGGCCAGGATGCTTCACTCAGCAGTTGCTGTGGCATCTGTGTGCTGTGGTAATACATTCCTCAAGACGGTGAAGTAACAAAGTAGACAATGCAgagttcacacacacacacaagaccGCATTTCTCAGGAAGCCCTTTATTAAGTCAAGgcaataaaggaaaaaactaCTGTTATTCACCATGCTTCTCATCTTGAGGTGGTTCATACTGAGCCAGCTGTGGatttaaagaaaggaatttGGTTAGTCACAATATTTCATGTAACACTCTATattaagtgaagaaaaaaatgcatggtCTGGACTTGTTCCATTTACTTTGTGCATTTAACTCACTCATCCTTATGCAAGTCCATTTTCAAGTCAGGCAATAAAGTAACCCTTCTCCCAAAACATCCACTTCTCACACTGTATAAACATGCAGCCATCACAAGGTGGATTTTTAAATGCACTTTGAAGCACATATGTCTTGTCCTtaacttttccctgttttttgtTCTAGCAGTCTTTAAGTATTTTCATCTTAAATAGAAACTGATAGTGACTAGTGTCCAATAAGCTTTCACTGAAACATGATTTAATGAAAGTCATTCTCATTGCATTAGTATCCAACCTAACATTTCTTGTGATCATTCCAGCTTCCATTATGCTTTCTGGAGAGTATAGTCCGGGCAACTACACACTTAAATATGACTTTTACTTGTAAAATTACACCAAAGAAAGATACAAAGTTGTTCACTTGATCTCAGTGGCATTAAAGATAAGTTCAAGCTTCAAAACCAGTTTAAGAATTAGGGCCATCTCTCTGAACTATGCTGGTTCAGTTCACTCAATTAAGACTCCTACCCTCTGGAAGCTGCAGAGtgagttaaaaataaaccaagtacctaaaagtaaattaaatttaaaagcataaataaaaattaaaaataataaacacaaaaataaattatccaTGTGTTCCTTCCTACCAGCAACAGTAACTTGCAGCAATCATTCTGCTGCTAACAAGAAGTACTAAAATCATGGGGTTTTATTGTTGTAGATTTTACTACAACAAATGACTACTACACAACCCAAAGCCAAATTTCTTTTCCACCAAGGACCCAACTGTTGACTTTCTGTCCTCCTCCCAACACACACACGAATATCTGACATTTGTGTGATAAATGCAACAGCAGTTACCAATAAATGCACAGTTAAAggcatttattttatgttagAGGACTGCTACAAGAAAATGGTAGTGATCTCCTTGCATGCTGTGTGAACTTCTACAGTGTGTCAGAATGATGGGCATTACACTGCAGaggaaagaacaggaaaaaacaaaacacactaATACTGGAAAATATGTAAAGAAGGAGTTGTTATTTAAACAACGAAGAACAACAGGCTTACTTTCCTTCAACAGGTTTTGACTCCTtgaaaagacttttttaaacaaagactCAGATTACTCTGCTCCCATCTGTCTACTTACTATCAGCTGCATTTTTAAGTCTGCTAAAACAAGTGGCTGTCTATAGCTACTCTGCCTAAAATTCTGTTCCTTGCCCTATTTCCTAGTAAGAAATAACAAATATAACTGAGGACTCATCATGGGTAACAGGGAAGAAGGAGAATTACTAGGACAGCAAGATGCACTCTGGACAAGAACTATCAAGGGGTAATGCCCAAGAATCCTTTCTCACAGAAGGAAAGTGAGGTGTTTTGTCTCCTAGTAAAAATCTCAGGTATTCACAGGTAGCAGCCACCATCCTCTTTCAAGAAATGCATGGAAACCAATTAAAGAATGGCCCTGCCCCAGCTAGCACTTCAGACTCACTGTTGTTTCAGATAAATACCAAGGTCATTGCAggtaaaaagcaaaattattgtTCCACACTGCTCTAAGTGCCTGTGTAAGATCCTACCATGTGTAAGTCTGTGCCAAGCGACACAAAGTAATACATAATATTCCTCCCTCAATTTGCCTTTTGAAAGGCTTTATAATGAATACATTACCTTACTTGTTTTTCAAAACTGTTCTGAAAGCATGATCTACATAATATCAGACAACCTTAACACATCCAGATGAGACTCAATACAACGTATTGCACATGATAATACATTTTCCCTAAATACATAAAATCCCTAGTttagcaatattttattttatagtcTATAAGTGTTCCATAAACAATAATAATCTTTACTACAATGAATTCTATCAGCATTTCTCAGTCATGAGGCTAAACAATGCAACAACATCTATCACTTACTCTAAGGGAAGAAAGTTAGCTCTATTCtaagtaattaaaatatttttcttgttgtgTAATATGGAACTCTAGAGTAACACCAAGTAGACTTTTACCttggttttcagttttttattttcttccagcacagcttcatatttttctttcatctctgccACTTCCAAGCGAAGTGCCTCTATTTCTGGATTCTCGGGAGCTGAAGCTCCCAGATGATGCTTCAGAAAACTGATATTTAGATGTTAAGTATTTCTTCAGTTATATAACAATTTTATAGAGTGTTGAAGTTAACACTGCAGTACACACAGTGAAAATTGCAGTAAACCATTGAGACTACTACAGGAAAGAAGTTACCAAAATAAGAGAGCTTTTCAAATTCATAGCTATATTccttaaaagcaaacaaaaacaagatATCAGGACAAGTTCTTATGTGTTACTACCCCCTTCTTATCTGCACATGTTTTgaagaattaataaaaaacaacaaaaaacagaaGCAACACCTCAAAATGGAGGCTGCCTAAAAATGGCAAGACAAAATATGCTAGTTCCCCCCTTCTTCTGTGTATTTGAAAAAGGAAGTGTGAAGAGGCAAACTTCAGAACCCATTGCCACTGCAGGTACTCAAATATAAAGCTGCAGGTCTACAGCACTCTGAAATGGCCTGTAACTATAACTTGACTTCATAACTGCTGGCATACTGAAATACCCAGCTCTCTTGCATCCTGTCAGACTCTGTGAGCTTGTGAAAATGCAGTTATTAGGTAAAATGCATTGATAAAAGTCCTGTTTTCAATGCAAGGCTTTGAAATGAGCCTGACAATTCACCCATGAGTCAGAAGCAGTACTGTGCATGAAGTCACAATAAATAAgtcacagcaaagaaaaaggatACTCCAGTGCACTATCTGGTTTCTCTGGCTCTTCATATAAGGCTACCAACACTGCAAATAGAAAATATTCAACAATTGCAAGAAGTTCATGCAActctacatttttaaaactcatACCAGCAGTCAGCACACAAGTTGCATTTTTCCATTTAACAAGATTTTCACCTGAATACTTGGACATAAGCAACAGAGGAGACAGAACATTCCACCCAGTAACAGCTGAAGAGAGTTTTCTTGATCCCTAACCCCACATCGCCTTTGGCTATTCTAGCACAGAACACAAAATGGCCTGAAAAAATGTTACATATGCCACATGCTTTTGCCAGTGAGACTGAAATTTTAACTATATTGTTCATAAAACTCCTACTTAAGCTACCTCTTTCAACCACAAGACATCAGCAGTTTTGTAACTTTTAGCATAAAAGCAAACCTCCACTGAGAATCTACAGTCACAAAACCAAATAGCTACTAAATGGCCAGGTGACACTAATAATCCTTACTGATGGGGGCTCTAATGGCCAAAAGCAGCAATACCTCGACAACTTAAATAAAATTAGCAATAGACTTAGCAACATAACTGGAGACTCTGGCACAGGAATGCCCAGAAAGTTCCCAAACACAAACCACTCCCCACAGGTGTGATGTGCCAGTTTCAGGTGTGTGACCTACACAACTAAACTGGCTTTAAGCTGAGTACCTCCTAggttaaaagcaaaattaagcTGCTTCACTGCTTGGAAGACTTGATTTGCCATCCCATAGGATGGTTCTGCGATTGAAAAATCAAATGATACTCACACACCAGGCTAAGAGTCTCAGTACAGCATAGCATCCTAGATCTGCTGCTCCCTCTTTAAACAGCATATTCTCAATATTagcagaatattattttttcaatattaacTGAAATATTAAAGAGATTTTCGCCATATACTATTAGAAGGCTCTCAAAAAGATTTTCGAAGGATTTCAAAGATACCAAGTCAAGTTTAGCATCATCTTCCCCGGTGTGACATGGAGAGTCATTATTCCACAACTTAGTTTCATTCATTTTAGAAAAAGCACTAAGCTCCATCCAAGAAAGGGTATTACACGATTAAAGGTTTTCTAAGATAACATTTGCTGTTATTTCACCTCGAGCACTGACTTCCTCCGTGGAGCTCCGGCAGAGTAACAGTGCCCAGAACTTAGCAAAAGCACGgattgaagaaaaataaattaaccaAAACCACGCACTGAAAGAAGCGCTTCGGCCGAAGAAGAGCGGTCTCCAACACACCACGCACGGGGCAAGGACCGGCCCTGCCGCTCCGCACGCACCCCTGGCAATGCCCCCGAGGCTGAACGCGGGGAGGAACGGGCTGTGTGCGGTGTCCAGAGCCCGCCGCCCTCTCCCGGGGGGGAACGGGCGGTGTGCGGCTCTCGGGGCGCTCACAGAGCCCGCTGCCCTCTCCCGGGGGGGGAACGGGCGGTGTGCGGCTCTCGGGGCGCTCACAGAGCGTTCACAGAGCCCGCTGCCCTCTCCCGGGGGGGAACGGGCGGTGTGCGGTGTCCAGAGCCCGGTGCCCTCTCCCGGGGGGGAACGGGCGGTGTGCGGCTCTCGGGGCGCTCACAGAGCGTTCAGAGCCCGCTGCCCTCTCCCGGCGTGCACCGCCCCGCCGCGCAGCTCGGGCTCCATTTCCAGGCCAAGCCGCACCAAGTTTTCCAGGCGAGTTCTTCTGCCGACCGCCTCGCCggactgaggagaaaaagcGATGGGCGAGGCGAGGCGGGAAGGCAGCGGAGAGCGGCAAGGCAGCCGCAGGGACAGCGCGACGCTGCCGGGCAGGGCGGCAGCTGCTCGGCGGGAGCGGGACACCCCGAGAGGAACGGCACCCGCCCGGAACGCCCACGGAGAGCGCCCGCCGGCCCCTCGGCCGGCACGACGTGAGCCGGAGACTTACCCTTGGTGAGCATGTCCAGCACTCCCGACTTCTCCAAGTACTGGCGGAACTGCTCCCGCTTGGAGTCCGCGGCCTGAGGGAGGACGCCCACACGGTCAGATCGGCAGCGCACCCCGCCTCGACTGCGGAGGCAGCCCTATGACCCAGGCCGGTCCCGCTCTCCGCCGCGGAGGCGGCACGAAGGGCCGAGCCGGTGTCGGTCGGCGGCCCGGCGCTCCGCGCAGCCGGCACGGAGAGCGGCACCGCGCCCACGCCGGCGCGCTCCCCCCTACCTTGTAGTGCGCCATCTGAGCCGCACGGcgcctgccccggcccggcgcctGCGCCCTGCGCTTTAACGGCGCCAGCGCTTCCCCGCCGTTACCGGGGCGACGGCGCGCGGCAACGTCCGGGCCGCGCCCCGCGCGCCGGCCCCGCGCGCCGCCCTCGTTCCCTCAGGGCGGCCTCGGCACCCTCACAACCGGCCTCGTTCCCCTGACACCGCCCTCGCTCCCCTCACAACCGGCCTCGTTCCCCTGACACCGCCCTCGCTCCCCTGACACCGCCCTCGCTCCCCTCACAACCGCCCTCGCTCCCCTGACACCGCCCTCGCCCCCCTTACACCGGCCTCGTTCACCTCAGGGCGGCCTCGCCGTCCAGCTCGCTGCCCAAGGGAAGCCGAGGCCGGCGCTGTGCCCCCTTCTTGTGCGGCTCCGGGCCTTGTCCCGCTCTGCGCTGCTCTCCTCGCCGGGCACGGTTCCGGGGCTCACCGCAGCCTGTGAGGGCTGTGCCGCCACAGCGGCCCCGGAGCTCCCCGCGGAGAAGGcgggctgtggcagcaggagcggcCCGGAGCGCGGCCGGCCGTGAGCGGGGCCCGGGTGTCTCCGGGCGGAGCGGCGAGCTGTCCTGCTGGTCGctggagtttttttctgttttccatagTAAGCCTTCTGGTTTCTGAAATTCAAAATGTCTGATTAATAAGTTTCAGTAGCTGCAGTTGACCGAAATCACAGGAGAAAGttgcagcaagcagcagctgcagaggtgcCTACCCCAGAGGCGCTCAGAGGAGTGATACGTGCTGAAATCTTCGCATCGAAAGGAAAGACTTTTGCCTTAACCTGTTAAAAAACCAGAAGCATTTATacctgtttgtttttctgaaacgctggcaaataaaattatttcttatagaaatttaattaaaaaaaaaaaaaccaaattgtCTTGGAAGTAATGTCAGGGatt from the Prinia subflava isolate CZ2003 ecotype Zambia chromosome 24, Cam_Psub_1.2, whole genome shotgun sequence genome contains:
- the MYCBP gene encoding C-Myc-binding protein isoform X1; the protein is MAHYKAADSKREQFRQYLEKSGVLDMLTKVLVALYEEPEKPDSALDFLKHHLGASAPENPEIEALRLEVAEMKEKYEAVLEENKKLKTKLAQYEPPQDEKHGE
- the MYCBP gene encoding C-Myc-binding protein isoform X2; translation: MENRKKLQRPAGQLAAPPGDTRAPLTAGRAPGRSCCHSPPSPRGAPGPLWRHSPHRLRPRTPSGSSSASTWRSRECWTCSPRCW